In a single window of the Olivibacter sp. SDN3 genome:
- a CDS encoding helix-turn-helix domain-containing protein: MPIRFFKHIDPIHFEDAMKTSVPENLQDFVEGIYVFKAQSIHGRQLLFNDGYPVVVITWDGEKQNQIDIDGERKIFEAMWACGGVLKNIYWELYGHQEDIFIVRFYPYTFYKLFGIQENYLEHRQVINFSEIAGANFNTFLENYYTSAPEKKIETFSRFISAKISHYSYPGILIEMLGHIDQRKGLITVKELLETHGVRLNYKWLERNFKKHLGFSPQRYIMLRRFLNAYLDLDRSPSKDLLQVAIDNGYCDENHFIKDFRQYSGMPPKTYFQTVK, from the coding sequence GTGCCGATTCGTTTTTTTAAACATATAGACCCCATCCATTTCGAGGATGCGATGAAGACTTCTGTTCCCGAAAACCTTCAGGATTTTGTGGAAGGAATCTATGTATTTAAGGCACAAAGTATACATGGAAGACAGTTGCTTTTTAACGATGGATATCCCGTCGTAGTGATCACGTGGGATGGAGAAAAGCAAAACCAGATAGACATCGACGGGGAAAGGAAAATTTTCGAAGCAATGTGGGCCTGTGGGGGCGTCCTGAAAAACATTTACTGGGAGCTGTATGGTCATCAGGAGGATATTTTTATCGTTCGCTTCTATCCGTATACATTCTACAAGCTGTTTGGTATTCAAGAGAATTACTTGGAACACAGGCAGGTTATTAATTTTTCAGAAATAGCAGGGGCTAACTTTAACACATTTTTAGAAAACTATTATACCTCAGCACCTGAGAAAAAAATCGAGACATTCTCACGGTTTATTTCAGCAAAGATCAGCCACTATTCATATCCCGGGATATTGATTGAAATGTTGGGGCATATTGATCAGCGAAAAGGATTAATTACTGTCAAGGAACTTTTGGAAACGCACGGTGTGCGGTTAAATTACAAATGGCTGGAAAGGAACTTCAAAAAGCATCTGGGCTTTTCTCCTCAACGGTATATCATGTTGAGACGGTTTCTAAACGCCTACCTAGATTTAGACAGATCTCCCTCCAAAGATCTTTTACAGGTGGCTATCGACAATGGGTATTGCGATGAAAACCACTTTATAAAAGATTTTCGACAGTATTCAGGCATGCCCCCCAAAACCTATTTCCAGACCGTAAAATAG
- a CDS encoding ATP-binding protein, whose product MVVAVIGLPGSGKTFLAKHLAWNIDGVHVSSDRVRTALEQRGKYDEQTKLEVYQSMLGLAEAAVKDRKHVVLDATFHKAQTRALFVETATKFKVPLYFIEIQASEEVIKERIAKKRVDSEADFSIYKKIKAAFEPLKEKHLILHSDQMDSEEMVSRALNYCKYENEKK is encoded by the coding sequence ATGGTAGTTGCTGTAATCGGATTGCCGGGAAGCGGGAAAACCTTTCTGGCAAAACATTTGGCTTGGAATATAGACGGCGTACATGTCTCGAGCGACCGGGTGCGAACAGCTTTGGAGCAAAGAGGAAAATACGATGAGCAGACCAAACTTGAGGTCTATCAGTCGATGCTAGGCTTGGCAGAAGCGGCCGTAAAAGACAGGAAGCATGTAGTACTGGATGCCACATTCCATAAAGCACAAACTCGAGCACTTTTTGTAGAAACAGCAACGAAATTTAAAGTTCCCCTGTATTTTATAGAAATACAGGCCTCCGAAGAAGTCATCAAAGAGCGTATAGCTAAAAAAAGGGTGGATAGTGAGGCCGACTTTTCGATCTACAAAAAGATCAAAGCTGCATTTGAGCCTTTGAAAGAAAAGCACCTGATCTTGCATTCCGATCAGATGGACTCCGAGGAGATGGTAAGCAGGGCTTTGAATTATTGCAAATACGAAAATGAAAAAAAGTGA
- a CDS encoding GNAT family N-acetyltransferase, with product MKVYIETDRLILREILPEDVDDLFLLEADPDVHRYVGNNPVKSKAEIRKYIDSVRQQYVDNGIGHWAAVEKSSNYFIGWAGLTLIKETINNHIHYYSLGYRFIRKYWGVGYATEAAKAALTYGFDTLGLKAIYAIANCENINSNKVLSKVGLTFTETFDFDGIRHNWYQIHKAD from the coding sequence ATGAAAGTATATATTGAAACAGACCGGCTAATATTAAGAGAAATTCTTCCGGAAGATGTTGATGACTTGTTTTTGCTAGAGGCAGATCCGGACGTACATAGGTATGTAGGCAACAATCCGGTAAAAAGTAAAGCGGAAATAAGGAAATACATCGATTCCGTAAGGCAACAATATGTTGATAATGGCATAGGTCATTGGGCGGCTGTTGAAAAATCGTCCAACTATTTTATTGGCTGGGCTGGCTTAACGCTGATTAAAGAAACCATCAATAATCATATTCACTACTATAGCTTGGGATATAGATTTATACGTAAATATTGGGGTGTAGGTTACGCTACAGAGGCGGCAAAAGCTGCTTTAACTTATGGTTTTGATACCCTTGGTTTAAAAGCTATTTATGCCATAGCCAATTGTGAAAACATAAATTCAAACAAGGTGCTGTCCAAAGTAGGCCTGACGTTTACCGAAACATTTGACTTCGATGGGATTAGGCATAACTGGTATCAGATCCATAAAGCAGATTGA
- the map gene encoding type I methionyl aminopeptidase: protein MCITNEKELDGMRKVSEAVALTLKNMHAYARPGMSTRELDNYGGRLLDTFGAKSAPYLTYRFPGHTCISLNHEICHGIPSDKRIIQEGDLLNIDVSAELNGYWSDNGSSFIVGKDVHHKQHLIDTSKLILRKAIGSIKGGVKINEVGALIEREAKKNGYKVIKNLGGHGVGKGLHEAPEGILNYKDRFDSRRFQKHFVIAIETFITTSSSLAVELPDGFTLVGNKGGYAVQHEHTIVVTDGQAIILTEQNGIWD from the coding sequence ATGTGTATTACCAATGAAAAAGAATTGGACGGCATGAGAAAAGTGAGTGAGGCTGTTGCATTGACTTTGAAAAATATGCACGCATACGCTCGCCCTGGAATGAGCACCCGGGAGCTGGATAATTATGGCGGCAGGTTGCTCGATACGTTTGGTGCCAAGTCGGCTCCTTATCTGACTTATCGATTCCCCGGTCATACCTGCATCAGCCTGAACCATGAAATATGCCATGGTATACCATCAGACAAACGGATTATCCAAGAAGGTGATCTGCTGAATATTGACGTCTCTGCGGAGCTGAACGGATATTGGTCAGATAATGGAAGCTCTTTCATCGTTGGTAAGGACGTCCACCATAAACAGCACTTAATAGATACTTCCAAGCTTATACTACGAAAGGCTATTGGTAGCATTAAAGGCGGCGTAAAGATCAATGAGGTGGGTGCTTTAATAGAAAGAGAAGCTAAAAAGAACGGTTACAAGGTGATCAAAAATTTGGGAGGTCATGGCGTAGGAAAAGGGCTTCACGAGGCTCCTGAGGGTATTCTTAATTATAAGGACCGGTTTGACAGTAGGAGATTTCAAAAGCATTTCGTGATTGCTATAGAAACCTTTATTACCACGAGTTCCTCATTGGCTGTTGAACTTCCCGACGGGTTTACTTTGGTTGGCAACAAAGGTGGTTACGCGGTTCAACACGAACATACCATCGTTGTAACGGATGGACAAGCCATTATTCTGACAGAGCAGAACGGTATTTGGGATTAG